One genomic region from Sparus aurata unplaced genomic scaffold, fSpaAur1.1, whole genome shotgun sequence encodes:
- the LOC115577879 gene encoding uncharacterized protein LOC115577879 produces MPLFLIWMMIFMFHAGSSEDLVKPFKDVMLAVEGDTVTLSCNYSGSVNSLYWYQQKSSSSPQFLIREGSEKTEKLSVSHDRDRKEFHLQIFSAAVTDSAVYYCALQPTVTGNTKTLYKNLWILAKFCPVLCPLGPSILGNLQVTTPAVSPCAGLLKSPFSTLGSMNSIKPERSEERVEEGRNINLTCKYEGAISNIQWYRQYQRSRPEFLLYITEGGIIHPTNSEFSADINKADKRVDLNIISAAVTDSAVYYCA; encoded by the exons ATGCCGCTCTTTTTAATCTGGATGATGATCTTCATGTTTCATGCTG GATCCTCTGAGGATTTGGTGAAACCATTTAAAGATGTAATGCTGGCTGTGGAAGGAGACACTGTGACTCTCTCCTGCAACTATTCAGGCTCTGTTAACAGCCTCTACTGGTATCAACAGAAGTCCAGTTCATCTCCACAGTTTCTCATCAGAGAAGgttcagagaaaacagagaagttgTCTGTTTCACATGATAGAGACAGAAAGGAGTTTCATCTGCAGAtcttctctgctgcagtgacagactctgctgtgtactactgtgctctgcagcccacagtgacaggaaacaccaaaactctgtacaaaaacctttgg ATCCTGGCAAAGTTCTGCCCAGTGCTTTGCCCTCTTGGACCTTCAATCTTAGGAAATCTACAAGTAACCACCCCGGCCGTCTCTCCCTGTGCGGGCCTTCTTAAGAGTCCCTTCTCCA CGCTGGGTTCCATGAACAGCATAAAGCCAGAAAGAAGTGAAGAACGTGTTGAAGAGGGAAGGAACATCAACCTGACCTGTAAATATGAGGGTGCTATCAGCAATATCCAGTGGTACAGACAATACCAGAGATCCAGACCAGAGTTcctgctctacatcacagagggaggaatCATTCATCCAACTAACTCTGAGTTCTCAGCTGACATCAACAAAGCAGACAAACGTGTGGATCTGAacatcatctctgctgcagtgacagactctgctgtgtactactgtgct